One Amycolatopsis sp. NBC_00355 genomic window carries:
- the hpt gene encoding hypoxanthine phosphoribosyltransferase, with translation MYEGEIASVLVTEQQIQDKITELSAQIAADYPANGQGELLLVGVLKGAVMFMTDFARALPLPTQLEFMAVSSYGSATSSSGVVRILKDLDRDIAGRDVLIVEDIVDSGLTLSWLLKNLASRNPASLEVVSLLRKPDAIKVDVPVKYIGFDIPNEFVVGYGLDYAERYRDLPYIGTLDPKVYTA, from the coding sequence GTGTACGAGGGCGAAATCGCCTCCGTGCTCGTCACCGAGCAGCAGATCCAGGACAAGATCACGGAGCTGTCGGCGCAGATCGCCGCCGACTATCCGGCCAACGGGCAGGGTGAACTCCTGCTGGTGGGTGTCCTGAAGGGCGCGGTCATGTTCATGACCGACTTCGCCCGCGCGCTGCCGCTGCCGACGCAGCTGGAATTCATGGCCGTCTCTTCCTACGGCTCGGCGACCTCGTCGTCCGGTGTCGTCCGCATCCTCAAAGACCTCGACCGCGACATCGCGGGCCGCGACGTGCTGATCGTCGAGGACATCGTCGACTCCGGCCTCACGCTCTCGTGGCTGCTGAAGAACCTGGCCAGCCGCAACCCGGCCTCGCTCGAGGTGGTTTCGCTGCTGCGCAAGCCGGACGCGATCAAGGTCGACGTCCCGGTGAAGTACATCGGCTTCGACATCCCGAACGAGTTCGTCGTCGGCTACGGCCTGGACTACGCCGAGCGCTACCGGGACCTGCCCTACATCGGGACGCTGGACCCGAAGGTCTACACCGCGTAG
- the tilS gene encoding tRNA lysidine(34) synthetase TilS: MTGPAVAAVRRAVRGFLETVEAPAELCVAVSGGADSLALAEATAYVGHHRGHRVRALVVDHGLQEGSAKIARDAVAAAKSLGADEAEVRRVDVTGPGGPEAAARKARYGALAGHDLVLLGHTLDDQAETVLLGLGRGSGPRSLAGMRPHDPPWGRPLLAVPRATTRAACAELGVEPWEDPHNAEARFTRVRLRTEVLPLLEDVLNGGVAAALARTAAQLREDSEALDTSADRIFTRAGGVEGLDVAVLEGEPAALRRRVLRRWLLASGVRELTDGHLRAVDALVARWRGQGGVWLPGNLEARRCRGRLCVISQPTTRGD; this comes from the coding sequence ATGACCGGGCCGGCGGTCGCGGCCGTCCGGCGGGCCGTCCGCGGGTTCCTGGAGACCGTCGAGGCGCCGGCCGAGCTGTGCGTCGCGGTCTCCGGCGGCGCCGACTCCCTCGCACTGGCCGAGGCCACGGCGTACGTCGGGCACCACCGCGGCCACCGCGTCCGCGCGCTGGTCGTCGACCACGGCCTCCAGGAGGGCTCGGCGAAGATCGCGCGCGACGCCGTCGCGGCGGCGAAGTCCCTGGGCGCCGACGAAGCCGAGGTGCGCCGGGTCGACGTCACCGGGCCGGGCGGGCCGGAGGCGGCCGCGCGCAAAGCCCGCTACGGCGCACTCGCCGGCCATGACCTCGTGCTGCTCGGCCACACCCTCGACGACCAGGCCGAAACCGTCCTGCTCGGGCTCGGCCGCGGCTCCGGCCCGCGCAGCCTCGCCGGGATGCGCCCGCACGACCCGCCGTGGGGGCGGCCGCTGCTGGCGGTGCCGCGCGCGACCACCCGGGCCGCCTGCGCCGAGCTCGGCGTCGAACCGTGGGAGGACCCGCACAACGCTGAAGCGCGCTTCACCAGGGTCCGGCTGCGGACCGAGGTCCTGCCGCTGCTGGAGGACGTCCTCAACGGCGGGGTCGCGGCCGCACTCGCCCGCACGGCCGCGCAGCTGCGTGAGGACAGCGAGGCGTTGGACACATCGGCGGACAGGATCTTCACCCGTGCGGGCGGCGTCGAAGGGCTGGATGTCGCAGTCCTCGAAGGGGAGCCGGCGGCCCTTCGGCGACGGGTTCTCCGCAGGTGGCTGCTGGCGTCGGGGGTGCGCGAGCTCACCGACGGGCACCTCCGGGCGGTCGACGCGCTCGTCGCCCGGTGGCGTGGTCAGGGCGGCGTCTGGCTGCCGGGCAACTTGGAAGCCCGGCGGTGCCGTGGCAGGCTCTGCGTCATCTCCCAACCCACCACCCGAGGGGACTGA
- a CDS encoding zinc-dependent metalloprotease — protein sequence MVDWSLAAQTGALLVRGGPQVPRDEAEAAVTDLRELTMEAEGHVRELTSLGLDLPLLPGEVVDRPGWVRSAAAGLDALTGRALPQQGGPFGPILAGGAGVQTGLVLAFLASRVLGQYDPFGGPEREGQLLLVAPNVVAAERAMKVPGHDFRLWVCLHECTHRLQFTAVTWLRDYFADEVERLVSGLAGGTNDSLADLVGRLPEAIKQGPKLNLAELLQSPKERAVFDRLLALSTLLEGHADYVMDAVGPQVVPSVDTIRARFTARRKGGGVFDRLLRALLGVDAKIRQYEEGAKFTKYVVDAVGMEGFNAVWRSPNTLPSRAEIADPAAWVRRLHG from the coding sequence ATGGTCGACTGGTCGCTCGCCGCGCAGACGGGGGCGCTGCTCGTGCGCGGCGGCCCGCAGGTCCCGCGCGACGAGGCCGAGGCCGCCGTCACCGACCTGCGCGAGCTGACGATGGAGGCCGAGGGGCACGTCCGGGAGCTGACGAGCCTCGGGCTCGACCTGCCGCTGCTGCCCGGCGAAGTCGTCGACCGGCCCGGCTGGGTCCGGTCCGCCGCCGCGGGCCTGGACGCGCTCACCGGCCGTGCGTTGCCGCAGCAGGGTGGCCCGTTCGGGCCGATCCTGGCCGGTGGCGCAGGCGTCCAGACCGGCTTGGTGCTCGCGTTCCTCGCCAGCCGCGTGCTCGGCCAGTACGACCCCTTCGGCGGCCCCGAGCGCGAAGGCCAGCTGCTGCTGGTCGCGCCGAACGTGGTCGCCGCGGAACGCGCGATGAAGGTGCCCGGGCACGACTTCCGGCTCTGGGTCTGCCTGCACGAATGCACCCACCGGCTCCAGTTCACCGCCGTCACCTGGCTGCGCGACTACTTCGCCGACGAGGTCGAGCGGCTCGTCTCCGGCCTGGCCGGTGGCACCAACGACAGCCTCGCCGACCTGGTCGGCCGGCTGCCCGAGGCGATCAAGCAGGGCCCGAAGCTGAACCTCGCCGAGCTGCTCCAGTCGCCGAAGGAACGCGCGGTGTTCGACCGGCTGCTCGCCCTCTCGACGCTGCTGGAAGGGCACGCCGACTACGTGATGGACGCCGTCGGCCCGCAGGTCGTGCCGAGCGTCGACACCATCCGCGCGCGGTTCACCGCCCGGCGCAAGGGCGGCGGTGTCTTCGACCGGCTGCTGCGCGCGCTGCTCGGCGTCGACGCGAAGATCCGTCAGTACGAAGAAGGCGCGAAGTTCACGAAGTACGTCGTGGACGCCGTCGGCATGGAGGGCTTCAACGCCGTCTGGCGCTCGCCGAACACCCTGCCCTCGCGCGCCGAGATCGCCGATCCGGCCGCCTGGGTCCGGCGCCTGCACGGATGA
- the dacB gene encoding D-alanyl-D-alanine carboxypeptidase/D-alanyl-D-alanine endopeptidase translates to MPENDQPMWPSSDEDRSSSGAGKTTPMSLPDTPPASSERVSVPKVTGSDAPKGSWFAPNVAPEPVPGLNAPVEPPEPPEPPPAAKQDLADRLGGAPKPKLPQPEPKSAEPKPADAAEPEPAEPKAAEPKWDPESTRQIKVEKREKPEKAPWVPVERNVWPGGKPEQDEPKKPDEPQQPWREELQHWRETQQRGETHQQQQRPPDQRPDAQQQRPQDQQRPQDQQRPNPDAPWAQRIELREHRDRPAEPGERRPGLPPEPPRGVVPSASAGSLARPVRIEPDGRRFDAEATVGIERPTQFPAAFQQQPQPRTDQPRTDQQPPAEPPVPEPPAAESATAAEPPKKKRKGKLIALGALVLVVLIGLGVAAAMPGVSNRLGLPWAPNAPKGDSPEPAAAARVLQGPNTSGQAPTANGVKSALAAAAGNSALGQLTGSVVDPVSGTELWNRNATSPVTPASTTKVLTSAAALLSMDPNSRLSTKIVQGADAGTVIVVGGGDPTLTSLPQGTESPLYPGSAHVDDLVAQVKKANPGVKKVQVDLTLFKGATTAPGWAAGDAPSTFATQISSVMADAGRLDPKNNNSQRIPNAGSALAGTIASKLSASAGGQVTAPKDAKVLAEVKSAPLTELVSDTMELSDDVLAEALARQVALANGQEASFAGGAAATLKVLKDHGFDTTGVQLSDGSGISDQNKIPAKLLSQVLAAAAGPEGKHPDTAKLRALLAGLPVAGASGTLADKRFDTAGSQAGRGWVRAKTGTLTGVNTLAGVVLDQDGRVLVFAFMSNGSDTDAGRDALDVLATGLRKCGCG, encoded by the coding sequence GTGCCGGAAAACGACCAGCCGATGTGGCCTTCGTCGGACGAAGACCGCTCGTCGTCGGGTGCGGGCAAGACCACTCCGATGTCGCTGCCGGACACGCCACCGGCATCGTCCGAACGGGTGAGCGTGCCGAAGGTCACAGGCAGTGATGCCCCGAAGGGCTCGTGGTTCGCGCCGAACGTGGCGCCCGAGCCGGTGCCCGGGCTGAACGCGCCCGTCGAGCCGCCGGAGCCGCCCGAGCCGCCGCCCGCGGCCAAGCAGGACCTCGCCGACCGGCTCGGCGGCGCTCCGAAGCCGAAGCTGCCCCAGCCGGAGCCGAAGTCTGCCGAGCCGAAGCCGGCCGACGCCGCTGAGCCGGAACCCGCGGAGCCGAAGGCCGCCGAGCCGAAGTGGGACCCGGAGAGCACCCGGCAAATCAAGGTCGAGAAGCGGGAAAAGCCGGAGAAGGCGCCGTGGGTGCCGGTCGAGCGCAACGTCTGGCCCGGTGGGAAGCCGGAGCAAGACGAGCCGAAGAAGCCGGACGAGCCGCAGCAGCCGTGGCGCGAGGAACTGCAGCACTGGCGCGAGACGCAGCAGCGCGGCGAGACGCATCAGCAGCAACAGCGGCCGCCGGACCAGCGCCCGGACGCCCAGCAGCAGCGCCCTCAAGACCAGCAGCGCCCTCAAGACCAGCAGCGGCCGAACCCGGACGCCCCCTGGGCGCAGCGGATCGAGCTGCGCGAACACCGCGACCGGCCCGCCGAACCCGGCGAACGCCGTCCCGGCCTGCCGCCCGAGCCGCCGCGCGGGGTCGTCCCCTCGGCGTCGGCGGGATCGCTGGCCCGGCCGGTGCGGATCGAGCCGGACGGGCGGCGGTTCGACGCCGAGGCGACCGTCGGGATCGAACGCCCGACCCAGTTCCCCGCCGCCTTCCAGCAGCAGCCCCAGCCCCGCACCGACCAGCCCCGCACCGACCAGCAGCCGCCGGCCGAGCCGCCCGTCCCGGAGCCGCCCGCCGCCGAGTCCGCCACCGCGGCGGAGCCGCCGAAGAAGAAGCGCAAGGGCAAGCTGATCGCGCTCGGCGCGCTCGTGCTGGTGGTGCTCATCGGCCTCGGCGTCGCCGCGGCCATGCCGGGCGTGTCCAACCGGCTGGGCTTGCCGTGGGCGCCGAACGCCCCCAAGGGCGACAGCCCCGAGCCCGCCGCGGCCGCTCGCGTGCTGCAGGGACCGAACACGTCCGGGCAGGCGCCGACCGCGAACGGCGTCAAGTCGGCGCTGGCCGCCGCGGCCGGCAACAGCGCGCTCGGCCAGCTCACCGGCAGTGTCGTCGACCCGGTCAGCGGCACCGAGCTGTGGAACCGCAACGCGACGTCGCCGGTGACACCCGCGTCGACGACGAAGGTGCTCACCTCCGCGGCCGCGCTGCTCTCGATGGACCCGAACAGCCGGCTCTCGACGAAGATCGTGCAGGGTGCCGACGCCGGCACGGTGATCGTCGTCGGCGGCGGCGACCCCACGCTCACCTCGCTGCCGCAGGGCACCGAGTCGCCGCTGTATCCGGGCTCCGCGCACGTCGACGACCTCGTCGCGCAGGTCAAGAAGGCCAACCCGGGCGTCAAGAAGGTCCAGGTCGACCTGACCCTGTTCAAGGGCGCGACGACCGCGCCGGGCTGGGCCGCGGGCGACGCGCCGTCGACGTTCGCCACCCAGATCTCGTCGGTGATGGCCGACGCCGGCCGCCTGGACCCGAAGAACAACAACTCCCAGCGCATCCCCAACGCGGGCAGCGCGCTCGCCGGGACGATCGCGTCGAAGCTCAGCGCGTCGGCCGGCGGCCAGGTGACCGCGCCGAAGGACGCCAAGGTGCTGGCCGAGGTCAAGTCGGCCCCGCTGACCGAGTTGGTCTCCGACACGATGGAGCTGTCCGACGACGTCCTCGCCGAGGCCCTCGCCCGGCAGGTCGCCCTGGCCAACGGGCAGGAAGCCTCCTTCGCCGGCGGTGCCGCCGCGACGTTGAAGGTGCTCAAGGACCACGGCTTCGACACGACCGGCGTCCAGCTGTCCGACGGCAGCGGCATCTCGGACCAGAACAAGATCCCGGCGAAGCTGCTGTCCCAGGTCCTCGCGGCCGCGGCGGGCCCGGAGGGCAAGCACCCGGACACCGCCAAGCTGCGTGCGCTCCTGGCCGGCCTGCCCGTTGCCGGTGCTTCGGGCACCCTCGCCGACAAGCGGTTCGACACGGCGGGCTCCCAGGCCGGCCGCGGCTGGGTGCGGGCCAAGACGGGCACGCTCACCGGCGTCAACACCCTCGCCGGGGTGGTGCTCGACCAGGACGGCCGGGTGCTGGTGTTCGCGTTCATGTCCAACGGCTCGGACACGGACGCCGGCCGGGACGCCCTCGACGTCCTCGCGACGGGCCTGCGCAAGTGCGGCTGCGGCTGA
- a CDS encoding inorganic diphosphatase: protein MEFDVTIEIPKGERNKYEVDHKTGRIKLDRTLFTATQYPADYGFIDDTLGQDGDPLDVMVLVQEPTFPGCLIRCRAIGMFRMTDEKGPDDKVIAVPSNDPRLEHLRDIHHMNEFHRLEIQHFFEVYKDLEPGKSVEGSSWVGRTEAEAEIGRSYERETDRLAKEKANGDAAH from the coding sequence GTGGAGTTCGACGTCACGATCGAAATCCCCAAAGGGGAGCGCAACAAGTACGAGGTCGACCACAAGACCGGCCGCATCAAGCTGGACCGGACCCTGTTCACGGCCACGCAGTACCCGGCCGACTACGGCTTCATCGACGACACGCTCGGCCAGGACGGTGACCCCCTGGACGTGATGGTGCTCGTGCAGGAGCCCACCTTCCCGGGTTGCCTGATCCGCTGCCGCGCGATCGGCATGTTCCGGATGACCGACGAGAAGGGCCCGGACGACAAGGTCATCGCCGTCCCGTCGAACGACCCGCGCCTCGAGCACCTGCGCGACATCCACCACATGAACGAGTTCCACCGCCTGGAGATCCAGCACTTCTTCGAGGTGTACAAGGACCTCGAGCCCGGCAAGAGCGTCGAAGGCTCGTCCTGGGTCGGCCGCACCGAGGCCGAGGCCGAGATCGGCCGTTCGTACGAGCGCGAGACCGACCGCCTGGCCAAGGAGAAGGCCAACGGCGACGCCGCCCACTGA
- a CDS encoding MDR family MFS transporter has product MSETTTAEGAAATNGRLSHRQILTILSGLMLGMFLAALDQTIVSSSMRTIADELHGLSLQAWATTAYLITATLSTPLYGKLSDLYGRKPMYLTAISLFLVGSLASGMATLMYELAAFRAFQGLGAGGLMSLALAIITDITAPRERSKYQGYFMAVFGISSVAGPVVGGFFAGIDSFAGITGWRWVFLVNVPIALAALVVVSKVLNLPHSRVEQKVDYWGAVTLAVGLVPLLIVAEQGREWGWGSAASIAMYAIGGLGVAAFIWQERRMGDAALLPLRLFNRPVFRMATLVTVVQGAGMFGAMMSLPLYLQIVKGATPTQAGLQMLPLTLGIMIASLTSGRLISKTGRYKMFAVAGIGLMAAALFALSTITADTSLSFVMVIAFVIGLGLGASMQTLVLAATNDVRPQDIGVATSAATFFRQIGGTAGTAVFLSILFGTVGDKIANAVRSAIATPAYTAALAQHPEFAQQLKSGLDVNDTSFLSSLDPVLARPILQGFAESMSTVFLVGGIVLTVGFALVWFLKEKPLSDKSAMEQRAEAEDAPALALAH; this is encoded by the coding sequence ATGAGCGAGACCACCACAGCGGAAGGAGCAGCCGCTACGAACGGCCGGCTATCGCACCGCCAGATCCTGACCATCCTGTCCGGGCTGATGCTCGGCATGTTCCTCGCCGCGCTCGACCAGACCATCGTGTCGTCGTCGATGCGCACCATCGCCGACGAGCTCCACGGCCTGTCCCTGCAGGCCTGGGCCACCACGGCCTACCTCATCACCGCGACCCTGTCGACGCCGCTCTACGGCAAGCTGTCCGACCTCTACGGCCGCAAGCCCATGTACCTGACGGCGATCTCGCTGTTCCTGGTCGGCTCGCTGGCCAGCGGCATGGCGACGTTGATGTACGAGCTGGCCGCGTTCCGCGCGTTCCAGGGCCTCGGCGCCGGTGGCCTGATGTCCCTGGCGCTGGCGATCATCACCGACATCACCGCGCCGCGTGAGCGCAGCAAGTACCAGGGCTACTTCATGGCGGTGTTCGGCATCTCGAGCGTCGCGGGCCCGGTCGTCGGCGGCTTCTTCGCCGGCATCGACTCCTTCGCCGGCATCACCGGCTGGCGCTGGGTGTTCCTGGTCAACGTCCCGATCGCGCTCGCCGCGCTGGTCGTCGTAAGCAAGGTCCTCAACCTCCCGCACTCCCGCGTCGAGCAGAAGGTCGACTACTGGGGCGCCGTGACGCTGGCCGTCGGGCTGGTGCCGCTGCTGATCGTCGCCGAGCAGGGCCGCGAGTGGGGCTGGGGTTCGGCCGCGTCGATCGCGATGTACGCCATCGGCGGGCTGGGTGTCGCGGCCTTCATCTGGCAGGAACGCCGGATGGGCGACGCCGCGCTGCTGCCGCTGCGCCTGTTCAACCGCCCCGTCTTCCGGATGGCCACGCTGGTCACCGTCGTGCAGGGCGCCGGGATGTTCGGCGCGATGATGTCGCTGCCGCTCTACCTGCAGATCGTCAAGGGCGCGACGCCGACCCAGGCCGGCCTGCAGATGCTCCCGCTGACGCTCGGCATCATGATCGCCAGCCTGACCAGCGGCCGGCTGATCTCCAAGACCGGGCGCTACAAGATGTTCGCGGTGGCCGGCATCGGCCTGATGGCGGCGGCGCTGTTCGCGCTGTCCACGATCACCGCCGACACCTCGCTGTCCTTCGTCATGGTGATCGCCTTCGTGATCGGCCTCGGCCTCGGCGCCTCGATGCAGACGCTGGTGCTGGCCGCGACCAACGACGTCCGGCCGCAGGACATCGGCGTCGCCACCTCGGCGGCGACGTTCTTCCGGCAGATCGGCGGCACGGCGGGCACCGCGGTGTTCCTCTCGATCCTGTTCGGCACGGTCGGCGACAAGATCGCGAACGCCGTCCGCTCGGCGATCGCCACCCCGGCCTACACCGCGGCACTGGCCCAGCACCCGGAGTTCGCGCAGCAGCTGAAGAGCGGCCTGGACGTCAACGACACGTCGTTCCTGTCCTCGCTCGACCCGGTGCTGGCCCGGCCGATCCTGCAGGGCTTCGCCGAGTCGATGAGCACGGTGTTCCTGGTCGGCGGGATCGTGCTGACGGTCGGCTTCGCCCTGGTGTGGTTCCTCAAGGAGAAGCCGCTGTCGGACAAGTCCGCGATGGAGCAGCGCGCGGAGGCCGAGGACGCTCCCGCCCTCGCCCTGGCGCACTGA
- the glyA gene encoding serine hydroxymethyltransferase, whose protein sequence is MTHQPKLNALATADPAIAGLVEEEAKRQHDKIRLIASENYVSQAVLEATGTVLTNKYSEGYAGKRYYEGQQFIDQVELLAIERAKAVFGADHANVQPYSGSPANLAVYLAFAKPGDTVLGMALPDGGHLTHGWSVSATGKWFTPVRYGVTKETGRVDLDQVRDLAREHRPKLIFAGGTAIPRTIDFPAFAEIAAEVDAVLVADIAHIAGLVAGGAHPSPVGHAQVITTTTHKTLRGPRGAMILSDAEHAKAVDKAVFPGLQGGPHNHTTAAIAVALGEAQQPSFGEYAHTIVANARALADALLAKGYDLVSGGTDNHLLLIDLTNKAVAGKPAAQALDRAGIELNYNTVPFDPRKPFDPSGIRLGTSAITTRGLRPEHQVQVADWIDRTVTAAAAQNESSLDTIAAEIREFLAPFPIPGYSA, encoded by the coding sequence ATGACCCACCAGCCGAAACTGAACGCGCTCGCCACCGCCGATCCCGCCATCGCGGGGCTCGTCGAGGAAGAAGCGAAGCGCCAGCACGACAAGATCCGCTTGATCGCGTCGGAGAACTACGTCTCGCAGGCCGTGCTCGAAGCCACCGGGACCGTGCTCACCAACAAGTACTCCGAGGGCTACGCGGGCAAGCGGTACTACGAGGGCCAGCAGTTCATCGACCAGGTCGAGCTGCTCGCCATCGAGCGCGCGAAGGCCGTCTTCGGCGCGGACCACGCGAACGTCCAGCCGTACTCCGGGTCGCCGGCGAACCTGGCCGTGTACCTCGCGTTCGCGAAGCCCGGCGACACCGTGCTCGGCATGGCGCTGCCGGACGGTGGGCACCTGACCCACGGCTGGAGCGTCTCCGCGACCGGCAAGTGGTTCACGCCGGTGCGCTACGGCGTCACCAAGGAGACCGGCCGCGTCGACCTCGACCAGGTCCGCGACCTGGCCCGCGAGCACCGGCCGAAGCTGATCTTCGCCGGCGGCACGGCGATCCCGCGCACCATCGACTTCCCGGCGTTCGCCGAGATCGCCGCCGAGGTGGACGCGGTGCTCGTCGCCGACATCGCGCACATCGCCGGGCTCGTCGCCGGTGGCGCGCACCCGTCGCCGGTCGGGCACGCGCAGGTCATCACCACGACGACGCACAAGACGTTGCGCGGCCCGCGCGGCGCGATGATCCTCTCCGACGCCGAGCACGCCAAAGCCGTCGACAAGGCCGTGTTCCCCGGGCTGCAGGGCGGTCCGCACAACCACACGACGGCGGCCATCGCGGTCGCCCTCGGGGAGGCGCAGCAGCCGTCGTTCGGCGAGTACGCGCACACGATCGTCGCCAACGCCCGCGCGTTGGCCGATGCGTTGCTGGCCAAGGGGTACGACCTCGTCTCCGGCGGCACGGACAACCACCTGCTGCTGATCGACCTGACGAACAAGGCCGTCGCGGGCAAGCCGGCCGCGCAGGCGCTGGACCGCGCGGGCATCGAACTGAACTACAACACGGTGCCGTTCGACCCGCGCAAGCCGTTCGACCCGTCCGGCATCCGGCTCGGCACGTCCGCCATCACCACCCGCGGCCTGCGGCCGGAGCACCAGGTGCAGGTGGCGGACTGGATCGACCGCACGGTCACCGCGGCCGCCGCGCAGAACGAGTCCTCTTTGGACACGATCGCGGCGGAGATCCGCGAGTTCCTGGCGCCGTTCCCGATCCCGGGTTACTCCGCCTGA
- the rplK gene encoding 50S ribosomal protein L11, with translation MAPKKLTHQVTLELAAGNAPVVDLGKMLGQTGVNLVEIKKAYDAATAHQRGDIVPVVVSVFEDRSFALRLKTPPTAFLIKKALGDKGSSRPGHEVAGKITTQQLREIAERKLPDLNTADVETAMRTIAGTARSMGVAVVD, from the coding sequence ATGGCTCCGAAGAAACTCACCCACCAGGTCACCCTCGAACTCGCGGCGGGCAACGCCCCGGTCGTCGACCTCGGCAAGATGCTGGGGCAGACCGGGGTCAACCTCGTCGAGATCAAGAAGGCCTACGACGCGGCGACCGCGCACCAGCGCGGCGACATCGTGCCGGTGGTCGTCTCGGTGTTCGAGGACCGCTCCTTCGCGCTCCGCCTCAAGACCCCGCCGACGGCCTTCCTGATCAAGAAAGCGTTGGGTGACAAGGGTTCTTCGCGGCCGGGGCACGAGGTGGCGGGCAAGATCACGACGCAGCAGCTGCGGGAGATCGCCGAGCGCAAGCTGCCGGACCTGAACACCGCCGACGTCGAGACAGCGATGCGCACGATCGCCGGCACGGCCCGGTCCATGGGCGTCGCGGTCGTCGACTGA
- a CDS encoding gamma carbonic anhydrase family protein, which yields MPLFSFEGLSPQVHPDAWIAPTATLIGDVVVEKDASIWYGVVVRADFGRIVIREGANIQDNSVIHVNDGVCEVGKNVTVGHQCLVHDCTIGEQALIGNGSTVLDKAKIGARALVAAGATVTPATEVPDEVIAMGSPAKKFVPLTDSARMWVDHNAAIYQELARRHRAGTKPID from the coding sequence ATGCCTCTGTTCTCGTTCGAAGGGCTCAGCCCGCAGGTCCACCCGGACGCCTGGATCGCGCCCACCGCCACCCTCATCGGCGACGTCGTCGTCGAGAAGGACGCCTCGATCTGGTACGGCGTGGTGGTCCGGGCCGACTTCGGCCGGATCGTCATCCGGGAGGGCGCCAACATCCAGGACAACTCGGTGATCCACGTCAACGACGGCGTCTGCGAGGTCGGCAAGAACGTCACCGTCGGCCACCAGTGCCTGGTGCACGACTGCACCATCGGGGAGCAGGCGCTGATCGGCAACGGCTCGACGGTGCTCGACAAGGCGAAGATCGGCGCGCGGGCGCTGGTCGCGGCCGGCGCGACGGTCACCCCGGCGACCGAGGTGCCCGACGAGGTCATCGCGATGGGTAGCCCGGCGAAGAAGTTCGTCCCGCTGACCGACTCCGCGCGGATGTGGGTCGACCACAACGCCGCGATCTACCAGGAGCTGGCCCGCCGCCACCGCGCCGGCACCAAGCCGATCGATTGA
- a CDS encoding TetR/AcrR family transcriptional regulator, whose amino-acid sequence MSAVPGRSDRLSPNQLAKQEQIVEAARVVLARDGLAGCTVRAIADAGPLTKSAIHYYFADIDVLIDRAMAAHITAFAAGLREVGAKHADPRKRLFAVVEEYLSVFAANPNAAFLWFEYWIAAGRAQHPQAIDVMLTSLTELLAELLAPLDVDDPRARARALLSYLLGTVVQQRVRPRSFATLRADIEALCFANYG is encoded by the coding sequence GTGAGCGCCGTCCCCGGTCGCAGTGACCGGCTCTCTCCCAACCAGCTGGCCAAGCAGGAACAGATCGTCGAGGCCGCACGCGTCGTGCTGGCCCGCGACGGCTTGGCGGGCTGCACCGTCCGCGCCATCGCGGACGCCGGACCGCTCACCAAGAGCGCGATCCACTACTACTTCGCCGACATCGACGTCCTCATCGACCGGGCCATGGCCGCGCACATCACCGCGTTCGCCGCGGGCCTGCGCGAAGTCGGCGCGAAGCACGCCGACCCGCGCAAGCGGCTGTTCGCCGTGGTCGAGGAGTACCTGAGCGTGTTCGCCGCGAACCCGAACGCCGCGTTCCTCTGGTTCGAGTACTGGATCGCGGCCGGCCGCGCGCAGCACCCGCAGGCCATCGACGTGATGCTCACGTCGCTCACCGAGCTCCTCGCCGAACTGCTGGCGCCGCTGGACGTCGACGACCCGCGCGCCCGGGCCCGGGCGCTGCTGTCGTACCTGCTGGGCACGGTCGTCCAGCAGCGGGTGCGGCCCCGGTCGTTCGCGACCCTGCGCGCCGACATCGAGGCGCTCTGCTTCGCCAACTACGGCTGA
- a CDS encoding GreA/GreB family elongation factor, translating to MVISGDKGLSPAARSQLEKEIANLRAQREALAPQPGEQERTGDAADQADVIDRAEAAARLDRQIADLAAKMEHGGYGNAQLPDGTTVTLRFSDGDEETFQVVTVPGEDSDAITSDSPLGLALVGAKAGDKITYRTPRGEAKASVIKVAPPK from the coding sequence ATGGTGATCTCAGGGGACAAGGGGCTCAGCCCGGCTGCGCGCAGCCAGCTGGAGAAGGAAATCGCGAACCTGCGCGCGCAACGGGAAGCCCTTGCGCCGCAACCCGGCGAGCAGGAGCGAACGGGCGATGCGGCGGACCAGGCGGACGTGATCGACCGCGCGGAGGCCGCGGCGAGGCTCGACCGCCAGATCGCCGATCTGGCCGCGAAGATGGAACACGGCGGCTACGGCAACGCCCAGCTCCCGGACGGCACAACGGTCACCCTCCGCTTCTCGGACGGTGACGAAGAGACCTTCCAGGTGGTGACGGTCCCGGGCGAGGACTCCGACGCGATCACGTCGGACAGCCCCCTGGGCCTGGCCCTGGTCGGCGCCAAGGCGGGCGACAAGATCACCTACCGCACCCCCCGAGGCGAAGCCAAGGCCAGCGTGATCAAGGTAGCCCCGCCGAAGTAG